From one Drosophila subpulchrella strain 33 F10 #4 breed RU33 chromosome 3L, RU_Dsub_v1.1 Primary Assembly, whole genome shotgun sequence genomic stretch:
- the LOC119553760 gene encoding pupal cuticle protein Edg-78E — MSKINVVVLVAVSVLLGVQARPSDTPDAHAEIRSFVNELKQDDGSYNYQFETSNGIAQQEQGVGGYYASGSSQYYTPEGQLIQLTYTADENGFQPQGEHLPTPHPIPEAILKSLEYNRQHPEEDNEGYEGHHDHHEHHEHHDHHDHHGHGQGQGGNQYLQPAGALLAPAASPVVSVGQVLPYDRKV, encoded by the exons ATGTCGAAGATC AATGTCGTCGTACTTGTGGCCGTGTCCGTTCTGCTGGGAGTCCAGGCTCGTCCCTCCGATACCCCGGATGCCCATGCCGAGATCCGGAGCTTTGTGAATGAGCTGAAGCAGGACGATGGCAGCTACAACTACCAGTTCGAGACGTCCAACGGAATTGCCCAGCAGGAGCAGGGAGTGGGTGGCTACTACGCCAGCGGCTCATCCCAGTACTACACCCCCGAGGGCCAGCTCATCCAGCTGACCTACACGGCCGATGAGAACGGATTCCAGCCGCAGGGCGAGCACCTGCCCACGCCCCACCCCATTCCAGAGGCCATCCTGAAGTCGCTGGAGTACAACCGCCAGCACCCGGAGGAGGATAACGAGGGTTATGAGGGGCACCATGACCACCATGAGCACCATGAGCACCATGACCACCATGACCACCATGGACATGGTCAGGGGCAGGGCGGCAATCAGTATCTCCAGCCAGCCGGAGCTCTGCTGGCGCCCGCCGCCTCGCCAGTGGTGTCCGTGGGTCAGGTCCTGCCCTACGACAGGAAGGTATAG